The Deltaproteobacteria bacterium sequence TTGGTGTAGGGCCTGCCTCCCTCCTTGTTTATGACCTCCACCACGCCCATCACCTTCCGCTTCGCCTTGAGCGGCACGGCGAGGATGTCTCTCGGGGCGTAGCCGTCCCTCAGGCCGAGCCACAGGTCCTCGGAGGAGAGGTCCTCGCTCATGAAGGGCTTTCCGCTCGCCGCCACGGCCCCGGCTATGCCGCGGTCGGAGCGCATGCGCATGCCCTCGAGCTTCGAGGCCATGGGGCCGCGCACGACCTCGAAGACGAGCTCCCCGGCCCCGTCGTCGAGGAGGTAGAGCGTGCCCGCGTCCGCCTCCACGGCGTCGAGGCAGAAGTCGAGGAGCCTGCCGAGAAGCTCCCGGGGCTCGGAGTTCGAGGCGCCGGCCCCGCAGAGTTCCTTGTAGAGCTGCAGCTCTATCTCCAGCGACTTTACGCGCCTGTCGAGCCTCGCGCTCCCGCGCTGCGCGGCGGCCGCGCCTGCGCGCCCGCCCGCCCTGGCCGTTCCGGACCGCCTCGTACCGCCCTCGGCCATTTCGTCCCCCCTCTCCTGTCTCGCCGCCTCCCGCCTTCGAGGCGGTCCGTACCTACCGTCCCGCCAGGGCGGCCTTGAGTTCCCCCACAAAGTCGCCGACCCGCCCCGCAATCTCCTCCCTCTCCCCGCAGGCCGCTATGATGTCGATTATGGCGCTGCCGACCACCACGCCGTCGGCGCTGCGGCCCACGGCCCCGGCCTGCTCCGGGGTGGAGACGCCGAAGCCCACGCACACGGGCAGGTCCGTAACCGCCTTGATCCGGCGCACCGCGCCGGAGACGGCCGTCGAGAGCTTCTTTCGCGCGCCGGTCACGCCGGTGAGCGAGACGTAGTAGATGAAGCCCGAGGCCCGCGAGGCCACAAGAGCGATGCGCCGCTCGTCGCTCGTGGGCGCAAGAAGCGATATGAAGTCGATCCCCACCCTGTCGAGCTCCGTTGTGAGCTCGTCGGCCTCCTCGGGCGGCAGGTCCACGACGAGCACGCCGTCCACGCCGGCCCGTGCCGCATGGCGGGCGAAGTTTGCCGGACCGTAGACGAATACGGGATTGTAGTACCCGAAGAGCACTATCGGTATGCCGCTCTTCTTCCTTACGCGGGCCACGAGCCCGAGCACGTCGCGCAGCGTCGTTCCCCGCCGCAGGGCCCGCTCGCTCGATGCCTGGATGGTGGGACCGTCGGCCATGGGATCGGAGAAGGGCACGCCGAGCTCGACGATGTCCACCCCCCTGCGCTCCATCTCGGCGATTATCTCCTCCGTAGCCTCCAGGTCCGGGTCCCCGGCCGTCACAAAGGCCACGAGCGCCTTCTCTCCGCTTCGCCTGAGCCTGTCGAATACTTCCTTTATCCTCTCGGACATCTCTTCATCCCTGCTCTTCTCTCCCGCCGCGGGCGGGATATGTTACGCCCTTGCGCCCCTCCCCCCTCCCCCCCGCGCGGGCCGCGGCTGCGCTACGAGAGTGTCGAGACGGGCGCCGATGCGCGACCACGCCGGCCTCCCCTTCCCATGAGCGCCGCTCCCCCGCTCATCCTCCGAGGGCCCGCGAGACCGTATCGAGGTCCTTGTCTCCCCGGCCCGAGAGGTTGACGACCACCACGGCCTCGCGGCCGAGCCTGCGCGCCGCCTTCAGGGCGTAGGCCACGGCGTGCGAGCTCTCCAGGGCCGGTATGATGCCCTCGGCGGCCGTGAGCTCCCTGAAACCCCTGAGGGCCTCCCTGTCGGTGACGGCGGTGTAACGGACGCGACCCGTATCCTTGAGGTACGAGTGCTCCGGCCCCACGCCGGGATAATCAAGGCCCGCCGATATGGAGTGGGTGTGGAGCACCTGACCGTTGCGGTCCTGGAGGAGGTAGGACTTGCTGCCGTGGAGCACGCCCACGCTGCCGCCCGAGATGCTGGCCGCATGGCGGCCGGTGCGAAGTCCCTCGCCCGCCGCCTCGACCCCCACCATCTCCACCGACTCGTCGCCGAGGAAGGGATGAAAGAGCCCCATGGCGTTGCTTCCGCCGCCCACGCAGGCGATGAGCAGGTCCGGTAGCCCGCCCGTTGCGGCCTTCACCTGGCGCCGTGTTTCGCGGCCTATGACGCACTGGAAGTCGCGCACCATCATGGGGTAGGGATGGGGCCCGGCCACGCTGCCTATGATGTAGAAGGTGTCGCGCACGTTTGTCACCCAGTCGCGCAGCGCCTCGTTCATGGCGTCCTTGAGGGTCCTGGAGCCGGAAGTCACGGGCACGACCTCTGCGCCGAGAAGGCGCATGCGGAAGACGTTGGGCGCCTGGCGCTCCATGTCCTCCTCGCCCATGTAGATGACGCACTCGAGGCCGAACATGGCGGCCACCGTGGCCGTGGCCACGCCGTGCTGGCCGGCGCCGGTCTCGGCTATGACGCGGCGCTTGCCCATGCGGCGGGCAAGGAGCACCTGGCCTATGGTGTTGTTTATCTTGTGGGCCCCCGTGTGGCAGAGGTCCTCGCGCTTGAGATAGATACGGGCCCCGCCGGCGCGCTCGCTCAGCCGTTCGGCGTGGTAGAGCGGCGTGGGCCTGCCCACGTACTCGCTCAGGTAGCGGGCGAACTCTTCCTTGAACTCCCTGTCGCCCCGCAAGCGCCCGTAGGCCTCCTCGAGCTCGAGCACGGCCGGCATGAGCGTCTCCGATATGTACCTGCCGCCGTATGGGCCGAAGTGCCCCTTTCCGTCGGGAACTCTCTTCATAGCGTCCTTACCGTTTCGATGAACTTTGCAAGCTTTCGCCGGTCCTTCACCCCCGGGGCGCTCTCCACCCCGGAGCAGACGTCAACGGCGTAGGGCCGCACCGTGCGCACCGCACGGGCGACGTTTTCGCATGTGAGCCCCCCGGCCAGTATGACGGTGTGCCTTCCGGCCGCCTCCACGGCGAGCCGCCAGTCGAAGCTCTCGCCCGTGCCGCCCGGCGCCCCGGGCCTGTAGGTATCGAGCAGGAAGGCCGTGACGTCGTAGTCGTCGAGCACCGAGCCGTCCCAGCCCGGCCCCACCCTGAAGGCCTTTATGACCGGGGCGTCGACGGCCGCGCAGTAGTCGGGCCCCTCGCGGCCGTGGAGCTGCACCCTGTCGAGCCCGGCGACCTCGACCGTGCGGTTCACCTCTTCCACCGCCTCGTCGACGAAGACCCCCACGGTGGTGACGAAGGGTCCGAGCCCCGCCGTCATGGCCGCGGCGGCCTCTGGCGTCACACGGCGTGGACTCTTCTCGTAGAAGATGAACCCCAGCGCGTCGGCCCCGGCCCGCGCCGCTGCCTCGGCGTCACCCGGCGACGTTATGCCGCAGACCTTAACCCTCGGCAACGTCCGAAGCCTCCCCCAGCGCCCCCACAAGCTCGGCGAGCCTTCCGCCGGGGTCGGCGTGGGCCATGAGCGAGCTCCCCACGAGAAAGGCGTCCACACCGAAGCGCGAAAGCCTTACTACGTCAGCCGCCGATCCTATTCCGCTCTCGCTCACCACGACCTTGCCTTCCGGCACCAGCGGGGCAAGACGCGCCGTCGTCTCCAGGTCGAGTGTGAGGTCCCGCAGGTCCCTGTTGTTTATGCCTATAATCCCGGCCCCCGCCTCGACGACCCTCTCAAGCTCCCCCTCGTCGTGGACCTCCACGAGGGCGTCCATGCCGAGCTCTCCCGAAAGGGCCATGAGCTCGCGCAAGAGCACGTCGTCGAGCACGGCGGCGATGAGCAGCACGGCGTCGGCCCCGCCCCCCCTCGCCTCGTAGAGCTGGTAGGGGTCGAAGATGAAGTCCTTTCTCAAGACCGGCACCGCCACGCGGGCGCGCACGGCCGAGAGGAAGTCGAGGCTACCCTTGAAGTGACGCTCCTCGGTCAGCACCGACACGGCCGCGGCGCCGGCGGCCTCGTAGGCCGCGGCCGTCTCCACGGGGTCGCAGTGGGGACTGATGTCGCCTCTGGAGGGCGAGGCCCTCTTGACCTCGGCGATCACCCTCACCGTTGAGGACGACCGTCCGCCCTCAAGGCGCGCCTTCAGCGAGCGCGGCGGCGCGGCCGCCGCCGCGGCCGACCGGACCGCCGCCAGGGGCCGCCTCGCCTTCAACGCCTCCACGTCGCAGCGCCTCAACCTCACTATCTCGTCAAGCATCTTTCATGGACCTGGAGTGGGCCTATGGCCCTTCTACAGAAAGTTTCCCCCAGACCCCCTTCAAAGACTTTTAATTCCCTGCGGTTCATCCCGATTTTGCAAGCAAAATCGGGATGAACCGCAGGGCGGTAAAAGTTTTTGGAGGGAGTCTGAGGGAACCTTTTTACAAAAAGGTTCCCTCAGTGCAATAAATCAGAGCTTCCCTAACAACGCACAAGGGGTCCGGGAGAAACGCGGGCCCACGGTCCCTCTGCAGGAAGGTCTCCCCCGGAGCAGTCAATCGGAGCCTCCTCACCTGTTGGTCAGGGCGCGCAGGTCTTCGAGTCGTTTCATGGCCTCTCCCGAGTCTATCGCCGCCTCCGCCGCCGCCACGCCGTCGGCGATGTTTCTGGCGGCCCCTCCCGCCGCTATGGCGGCGGCGGCGTTGAGGACCACCACGTCGCGGGCCGGGCCCGCGGCTCCGCCCAGAACGTCGGCGATGACGGCGGCGTTCTCCTCGGGACCGCCGCCGCGCAGCTCTTCGGGCCGGCACCTTTCGAAGCCGAAGTCTTCGGGCTTTATATGGTATGTCCTTACGGAGCCCTCACGCAGCTCGGTGACCCGAGTCTCGCCGGTCAGCGTTATCTCGTCGAGCCCGTCCTCGCCGCGCACCACGTAGGCGCAGCGGGCGCCGAGGTTGCCGAGCACCTTTGCGAGCATGTCGGTGAGCAGCGGATCGTAGACGCCGATGAGCTGACACGTCGCGCCGGCCGGGTTCGTGAGAGGTCCGAGGATGTTGAAGATGGTCCTTATGCCGAGCTCCCGGCGCACGGGGGCGGCGTACTTCATGGCGCCGTGGAGCAGGGGAGCGAAGAGAAAGCCTATGCCCACCTCCCGGAGGCACTCCTCGACGCGCTCGACCTCGACCTCGATCTCCACTCCCAGGGCCCTGAGCACGTCGGCGCTTCCGCTCCTCGACGATACCGAACGGTTGCCGTGCTTGGCCACCGTGAGCCCGGCGCCAGCGGCGACGAAGGCGGCGGCCGTCGAGATGTTGAAGGTGAAGGACTCGTCGCCGCCGGTTCCGCAGGTGTCCACGACCTGCAGGGCCCTGACCCGTATGGGGGTGGCCTTGGCGCGCATGACCCTGGCAGCGCCGGTTATCTCGGCCACCGTCTCGCCCTTCATGCGAAGCGCCGTTATGAAGGCCCCTATCTGGGCCGGAGCGGCGGCGCCGGTCATGATCTCCTCCATGACGGCCGCGGCCTCCTCTTCGGTGAGGTCCTCGCCTTTCACCACCTTCGAAAGGGCCTCTTTTATCATGGTCAACTCCTGCGCGGCTGAAAAAGCCGCCTACGCCCCGATAGCGAGGAAGTTTCCGAGTATATCCTTGCCCGCCGGCGTAAGGATCGACTCGGGATGGAACTGCACGCCCTCGAGCGCGAAGTCCCTGTGCCTTATACCCATTATCTCGTCGCTGTCGGTCCAGGCGCTCACCTCGAAGCAGTCGGGGAGGCTCTCCCTCTCCACTATGAGCGAATGGTACCTGTTGGCCTCGAAGGGGTTGTCGATGCCCGCGAATATGGTGCGGCCGTCGTGGTAGACCATGGAGGTCTTGCCGTGCATGAGCCTTTCGGCCCTTACGACACGGCCTCCGAATGCGTAGGCAATGGACTGGTGGCCGAGACAGACGCCGAGGATCG is a genomic window containing:
- the trpD gene encoding anthranilate phosphoribosyltransferase, translating into MIKEALSKVVKGEDLTEEEAAAVMEEIMTGAAAPAQIGAFITALRMKGETVAEITGAARVMRAKATPIRVRALQVVDTCGTGGDESFTFNISTAAAFVAAGAGLTVAKHGNRSVSSRSGSADVLRALGVEIEVEVERVEECLREVGIGFLFAPLLHGAMKYAAPVRRELGIRTIFNILGPLTNPAGATCQLIGVYDPLLTDMLAKVLGNLGARCAYVVRGEDGLDEITLTGETRVTELREGSVRTYHIKPEDFGFERCRPEELRGGGPEENAAVIADVLGGAAGPARDVVVLNAAAAIAAGGAARNIADGVAAAEAAIDSGEAMKRLEDLRALTNR
- a CDS encoding tryptophan synthase subunit alpha — encoded protein: MSERIKEVFDRLRRSGEKALVAFVTAGDPDLEATEEIIAEMERRGVDIVELGVPFSDPMADGPTIQASSERALRRGTTLRDVLGLVARVRKKSGIPIVLFGYYNPVFVYGPANFARHAARAGVDGVLVVDLPPEEADELTTELDRVGIDFISLLAPTSDERRIALVASRASGFIYYVSLTGVTGARKKLSTAVSGAVRRIKAVTDLPVCVGFGVSTPEQAGAVGRSADGVVVGSAIIDIIAACGEREEIAGRVGDFVGELKAALAGR
- the trpB gene encoding tryptophan synthase subunit beta; translated protein: MKRVPDGKGHFGPYGGRYISETLMPAVLELEEAYGRLRGDREFKEEFARYLSEYVGRPTPLYHAERLSERAGGARIYLKREDLCHTGAHKINNTIGQVLLARRMGKRRVIAETGAGQHGVATATVAAMFGLECVIYMGEEDMERQAPNVFRMRLLGAEVVPVTSGSRTLKDAMNEALRDWVTNVRDTFYIIGSVAGPHPYPMMVRDFQCVIGRETRRQVKAATGGLPDLLIACVGGGSNAMGLFHPFLGDESVEMVGVEAAGEGLRTGRHAASISGGSVGVLHGSKSYLLQDRNGQVLHTHSISAGLDYPGVGPEHSYLKDTGRVRYTAVTDREALRGFRELTAAEGIIPALESSHAVAYALKAARRLGREAVVVVNLSGRGDKDLDTVSRALGG
- the trpC gene encoding indole-3-glycerol phosphate synthase TrpC, coding for MLDEIVRLRRCDVEALKARRPLAAVRSAAAAAAPPRSLKARLEGGRSSSTVRVIAEVKRASPSRGDISPHCDPVETAAAYEAAGAAAVSVLTEERHFKGSLDFLSAVRARVAVPVLRKDFIFDPYQLYEARGGGADAVLLIAAVLDDVLLRELMALSGELGMDALVEVHDEGELERVVEAGAGIIGINNRDLRDLTLDLETTARLAPLVPEGKVVVSESGIGSAADVVRLSRFGVDAFLVGSSLMAHADPGGRLAELVGALGEASDVAEG
- a CDS encoding aminodeoxychorismate/anthranilate synthase component II is translated as MLLMIDNYDSFTYNLVQYLAELGEDVRVYRNDAVTVEEIERLAPERIVVSPGPCDPTRAGVSVDVIKAFAGRLPILGVCLGHQSIAYAFGGRVVRAERLMHGKTSMVYHDGRTIFAGIDNPFEANRYHSLIVERESLPDCFEVSAWTDSDEIMGIRHRDFALEGVQFHPESILTPAGKDILGNFLAIGA
- a CDS encoding phosphoribosylanthranilate isomerase — its product is MPRVKVCGITSPGDAEAAARAGADALGFIFYEKSPRRVTPEAAAAMTAGLGPFVTTVGVFVDEAVEEVNRTVEVAGLDRVQLHGREGPDYCAAVDAPVIKAFRVGPGWDGSVLDDYDVTAFLLDTYRPGAPGGTGESFDWRLAVEAAGRHTVILAGGLTCENVARAVRTVRPYAVDVCSGVESAPGVKDRRKLAKFIETVRTL